AATGCTCCAATCAATCCCTCCTCCCTCGATTCCCATAATCCCCTTTTATCCTTTGGTCGCGGCATTGCGCAGTACGATGCCGTGCGTCCTCTGCAGATTGCTCCTGCCATTGAGCACTTGCTAGGTGTTTGCGAGACCGCGGTCACTCAGGCGGTAGATGCTAAAACACCAGCGACCTGGCTTGATTTAGTAGAGCCCCTTGAAGATGCTACTGAGCAATTGGGTCGTTCATGGGGGGTGGTATCGCACCTCAATGCAGTCGCTGATACTCCAGAACTTCGTGCAGCGTATGGTGCGATGTTACCCAAAGTTACCGCCTTCTTTGCCAGTCTTGGGCAAAACTTAGCCCTCTACCAGCGCTATAAAGAGTTAAGGAATAGCTCTTCATTTGAGGCTCTGAGTGTTGATCAAAAAAAAGTAATTGAGAACTCCTTGCGTGACTTTCGTTTGGGAGGTGCGGAGCTACCCGATACTGATAAGCCCCGCTTTGCCCAGATCCAGGATGAACAGGCGGTTTTGGCTAAAGCTTTTTCAGATCACGTGCTCGATGCCACCGACGCTTTTGTGCATGTGGTGACCTCGATTGACGATCTGGCTGGATTGCCTGAGGATGTGATTGCGGCAGCGGCTGATACTGCCAAACAAAAGGGTTTGGAAGGTTGGGCATTTACTCTGCACTTTCCATCCTATTACCCTGTGCAACAGTATGCTGAGAATCGCTCACTGCGGCGTCTCATGTATGAGGCATACGTCACCCGCGCCTCCGAGTTGGCTACGCAATATGGTCGTGGTCAACTGGAATGGGATAACACCCAAAACATGATTGATCAATTACGTCTTCGGGATGAGGAAGCAAGAATGCTTGGGTTTGCAAACTATGCGGCGCTTAGCTTAGCTCCCAAGATGGCACGAGATGTGGCTGAGGTCGATACCTTTTTAAGTGACTTTGCCCAACGCGCCAAGCCATTTGCACAAAAGGATTGGTTAGAGCTCCAAGAGTTTGGGCGCCAGTCCTTAGGTCTTCAAACAATCGAACCATGGGATATGGCCTTTGTATCCGAGAGGCTCAAGCAGGCGCGCTATGCATTCTCTGAGAATGAGCTCAAACAGTACTTTCCTCTGCCAAAGGTTTTAGAGGGATTATTTAAGGTCATCCAAACTCTATTTTCCGTTAGTATCCGCCCTGCATCCTTGCCCACATGGCATCCCAGCGTTCAGTCGTTTGAGATCCAAAATGACCAGCAGCAAACCATTGCTTATTTTTATCTGGATCCCTATGCGCGTCCGGGTAAACGCGGTGGCGCATGGATGGATGACGCTCGTGGTCGTCGTGTGTTCAGCAATGGTGAAGTGCAAGCACCGGTTGCGTACCTAGTCTGTAATTTTGCAGCGCCTGTCGAGGTCAATGGTCAATTGCGCCAACCAACGATTACTCACGATGATGTAATTACCCTCTTTCATGAAAGCGGTCATGGTCTTCACCACCTTCTCACGCAAGTCAGTACACTAGGAGTCTCTGGCATCAATGGCGTTGAATGGGATGCGGTTGAGTTACCCAGCCAGTTTATGGAAAACTTCTGCTGGGAGTGGGAGGTATTACAAGGCATGACCGCTCATATTGATACAGGCGAGCCCTTACCTCGATCCTTATTTGACAAAATGCTCGCTGCCAAGAACTTCCAAAATGGCTTAACCACCATGCGTCAGCTGGTGTTCTCATTAACCGATTGGCGTTTGCATTCGCGCTTTGATGCGAGCTCCGCTCAAGGGCAGGCGGTCTTAGACCTGGCCCGATCGATCAATAACGAATACCACGTGATCCCCCAAGCATCAATCTCGCGCTGGCCCAATACTTTTAGCCATATCTTTGCGGGCGGTTATGCCGCTGGTTATTACAGTTATAAATGGGCCGAGGTTTTATCAGCTGACGTCTATGCGGCATTTGAGGAAGCCGCCAAGATTAAGGGCACGGTCTTAGATCCAGAAACCGGCATTCGGTATCGCCAAGAGATTTTGGAGGTGGGCGGTAGTCGTCCCGCTGCTGAGTCATTTGCGGCGTTTCGGGGGCGCCCTCCACAAATTGATGCGCTACTGCGTCACGGCGGCTTAGTGACTGCACATTAATTTATTTAGCGATCTCCACAATCACCGGAGCATGATCCGAGGGCTGCTCCCAGCCTCTAGGGGTTTTATCAATCGTACTGGCCATGCATTTTTCTCTAAGGGCGTTGCTAAGCAGAATGTGATCGATGCGCAGACCCGCATTACGACGAAATCCCATCATGCGATAGTCCCACCAGCTATAGGATTTTGGGGCTTGTTCAAATAGTCGGAATGAGTCATTCAATCCCAATTGAATCAGTTTCTGAAACTGCTCACGCTCTTCTGGAGATACAAGGTTTTGTCCTTCCCAAGCTTTGGGGTCATGCACGTCCTGATCCTCTGGTGCAATATTAAAGTCACCAAGAAGAGCAAGGCAGGGGTGTGTTTTTAACTCCTCACGCAACCAGGTTTGCAAAGCTTGCAACCAAGCTAATTTGTACTGAAATTTGTCACTCGCTGGATCTTGGCCATTGGGCATATACGCGCTGATGATACGGATGGGTTGAGTTTCTTTAAATGAAATCGTAGCTGCAACTACCCGTTGCTGTTCATCAGCGAAGTTTGGAATGTTCTTGGTCACCTTCAGAAAGGTGGTTTGAGGATCCGTACTGATTGCACTGAGCGCAGCCTTGCGTACCACAATCGCTACGCCGTTATAGGTTTTTTGACCATTGGTAAGACTCAAGTAGCCGGCTTGCTCCAACTCGTGATGAGGATATTTGTCGTCAGTGAGCTTAAGTTCTTGAAGGCACAAAGCGTCGATTGGACTTTGTGCTTTTTCTTGGCCCTGTAGCCAGGCAATCACATGCGGCAAACGTACCTTAATGGAATTAACGTTCCAAGCAGCGATGCGAATACTCGAATTAGTAGACATCACTGGATTGTAAAGGCCAGCAATATCTACTAGGCTTCGATCTGTAACTCTTGCAGTTTGCGAGTAATGGTATTGCGCCCGATCCCTAAGCGGGTTGCTGCCTCGACCTTGCGACCCCGGGTGACCTCCAGTGCCGCACTTAAGACCGAGCGTTCAAACCTCGATAAGAGAGAATCAAATACCTCGTCTTGGTTCTCTTGCAGCATCTTGACCGCCAAGCGATGTAAGTTACTCTCCCAATCCCCGCCCCGCTGACTAATACTTGCTTCTAGACTCGGGGTTGAAGTGGCTGCTGATGTGCTTGAACTCGTAGCCGGTGGATTAGCGGATAGCAGTAAATCCTCAGGGAGATCATGAACTCCAACAATGGTGGAGGGTGACATCACGGTCATCCAGTGGCAAAGGTTCTCAAGCTGGCGCACGTTTCCGGGAAAGGACATTTGGCTAATCGCCTTAATGGCCTCATCCGATAGACGCTTTGCCTCAACCCCCAAGGACTTCGCACTGGAAATCATGAAGTGCCGAGCAAGCGCAGGAATATCCTCCGAACGCTCACGCAATGCCGGCAAACGGATCCGAATCACATTTAAGCGATGCAATAGATCTTCCCGGAACAATCCTTGCGCCACCCGTGCCTCAAGGTTCTGATGGGTCGCTGCAATAATGCGCACGTTCGCTCGAATCGGATCATGCCCGCCCACGCGGTAATAATGTCCATCCGATAACACTCTTAAGAGCCGGGTTTGCAGATCAAAGGGCATATCACCGATCTCATCTAGAAATAGTGTGCCGCCCTCAGCCTGCTCAAAACGTCCACGACGCAGGGCTTGCGCACCCGTAAATGCGCCCCGCTCATGACCAAACAACTCCGACTCAAGTAGGTCTTTCGGAATAGCCGCGGTGTTCAGGGCAATAAAGGGGCCCTTGGCCCTTGGGCTGTGTTTATGCAGTGCGTGCGCTACCAACTCTTTACCCGTTCCAGACTCACCGGTAATTAGGACCGTGACCTGAGACTGCGATAAGCGCCCTATAGCACGAAAGACCTCTTGCATAGCCGGCGCTTGACCAATAATCTCCGGAGCCTCTTGAAGCCAGGCATTGGATTCTTTATTGGGGCCTGGTGAGCGCTTGCCTTCACTGACCGCCCGATGAATCAACTCCACGGCCTTGTCGATATCAAACGGCTTGGTGAGATACTCAAAGGCACCACTCTGAAACGATGAAACCGCTGACTCTAAGTCGGAGTAAGCGGTCATGATAATGACGGGTAAGTCCGGATGACTTGCTTTGACATGCTGTAATAGATCGATCCCATTACCACGTGGCATGCGGATATCGGAAATCAACACCTCGGGGGACTCTTTTTCAAGGGCATTGAGCACATCATTGGGATTACTGAAGCTTCGATGCGGAATCTTCTCACGACTCAGTGCCTTCTCGAGGACCCAGCGAATAGATTGATCGTCATCCACGATCCAGATTGGTTTGTTCATGCCGCTATCTCCTGCTTCCGATAAGGAATCTGTATATGAAAATCTGTATAGCCTGGACGACTCTCACAGGCAATAAAGCCCTGATGCTGTTGCACGAAGGTTTGTGCAAGGGTTAGACCCAAACCACTTCCACCCTCGCGTCCCGATACCAAGGGAAAAAAGATCCGCTCCCGAATCTCATCGGGGATGCCCGGACCGTTATCGATCACATGCAGATCCAAGGCTAACTTATGGCGTTGCTTTGCAATCGTGACCGAGCGTGCCACGCGGGTACGCAACTCAATTTGCGCGGTTCCTCGGCGGATCTCATCGGCTAAGGCTTGAGCCGCGTTGTGCACAATATTGAGGACTGCCTGAATCAGTTGTTCTTGATCACCCAATATATCGGGCAAGCTGGTGTCATAGTTCCGGATAATCTTTAAGCCCTGGGGGAACTCGGCCAATACTAGGCTACGAATGCGTTCCAAGACCTCATGAATATTCAGTAGCTCCATCGCATGGGCTTTGCGATGCGGTGCGAGCAAACGATCCACCAGTGTTTGTAGGCGATCCGACTCTTTAATAATGACTTGGGTGTACTCACGCAGACCCTTCTCCGGCAACTCAAACTCAAGTAATTGAGCGGCCCCCCGAATACCACCGAGCGGATTTTTAATCTCATGGGCGAGATTACGCATGAGTTGTTTATTCGCTTCGACTTGATGCGAGACGCGCTCGTCACGCTCACTGCGCAATTGTTGATCGATCGGAAACCACTCCATCATCATGAGGGTTGGATCTTCTAACATCGCAATCACCACATGCACTGCAAGTGGCTCGCGATAGATTTTTCCGAGAACCGAGTACAGCACTAACTCTTGGCGCTGGGCTGCAGCACGGCCTGCAAAGACCTCGTCAATCATGTGATTTAGGGATTGGCTCTCGCCAAAGAGATCATACAAGGTTAAGCCTTGTAAGCTTTTTCGGGATAAATCAAGGGATGCTTCGGCAGCGGCATTGGCGTAGACCAAGTCTTTCGTAGCCCCCACAAAGACCAACACCGAGTTTGGCATTTGGTCGAGCATGCTAGAAACAAACGGGGCAGCTACTGGCGCACCAGCAACCGCCCCTTTACTTAATGGATTACGCAACATAGCGCGCGCAACCAATCAAATAATTACAGCGAGTAATACATATCAAACTCGATCGGATGCGTGGTCATTCTGAAGCGTGTAACTTCTTCCATCTTCAGATCAATGTAAGCATCTAGCATCGAATTTGTGAACACGCCACCACGGGTCAAGAACTCGCGATCCTTATCCAAGCACTCCAAAGCTTGATCCAAGCTATGGCATACGGTTGGGATCTTGGCATCTTCTTCGGGTGGCAGATCATAGAGGTTCTTGTCAGCGGCTTCGCCTGGATGAATCTTGTTCTGGACACCATCTAAGCCCGCCATCAACAAGGCGGAGAACGCTAAGTATGGATTGGCTAATGGATCAGGGAAGCGGGTCTCAATCCGACGCCCTTTTGGATTGGCAACGTATGGAATACGAATCGATGCCGAGCGGTTACGTGCTGAATATGCCAACTTCACAGGAGCTTCAAAGCCTGGAACTAAACGCTTATAGGAGTTCGTACCAGGGTTGGTAATCGCATTAAGTGCACGAGCGTGCTTAATAATGCCGCCAATGTAATACAGTGCAAACTCAGACAATCCAGAGTAGCCATTACCTGCAAACAGGTTCTCACCATTTTTCCAGACCGACTGATGCACGTGCATGCCTGAGCCGTTATCGCCTACCACTGGCTTTGGCATAAAGGTTGCAGTCTTGCCATAAGCGTGTGCCACATTTTGCACCACGTACTTTTGCCAAATGGTCCAATCCGCGCGTTGCACGAGCGTGCTGAACTTGGTACCTAATTCATTTTGACCTTGACCCGCAACTTCATGGTGATGGACTTCCACTGGAATACCCAAGGACTCCAAAATCAAGCACATCTCCGAGCGCATGTCTTGGAAGGTATCGACTGGCGCAACTGGGAAGTAACCGCCCTTCTTACCAGGACGATGGCCCGTGTTACCACCTTCAATATCCGCACCGGATGACCATGGCGCCTCTTCAGAGTTGATCTTCACGAAGCAACCTTGCATGTCGACATTCCACTGCACGCCATCAAATACAAAGAACTCTGGCTCTGGACCAAAGTAAGCCGTATCTCCTAAACCAGAGCTCTTTAAATACGCTTCAGCGCGCTTAGCAATCGAGCGTGGGTCGCGATCATAGCCCTTGCCATCGGATGGCTCAATCACATCGCAGGTGAGAACCAAGGTTGGCTCTTCATAAAACGGATCAACATACGCTGCGGTTGGGTCTGGCATGAGCAACATGTCCGACGCCTCAATACCCTTCCATCCGGCAATCGATGAACCATCAAACGCATGACCACTCTCAAATTTATCTTCGTTGAAGGCGGAGATAGGAACCGATACGTGCTGCTCTTTTCCCTTGGTATCCACAAAGCGGAAGTCCACAAAAGTACATTCCTTTTCTTTGACTAATTTCATTACGTCTGCGACAGTTTTGGTCATGCAACTCTCCTCGATGAATAGATAAAGCGTTTTTCAACAACATGGTTTTAACCATGCCAATTCCGATTTAATACATAGGTTGAACTGTACTCGTGCAGGATTGCACGATTTAGACATTTTGCACTACTTTGGTGAATAAATTGCGATTTAAGCCAATATTGCACTATTTTGATGCAATAAAGTGGATTTATTGGTGAATAAAGACCTCAAAACCAAGATCAGCGGTGCCTATTTTGAGCTTTTCAAGGGCCATTGGCACGATATCTGCATCACCCTTCACGCCCAACTCAATGTGGCGTCTAGCAAACACGCCACCCCGAATCGGATCACCCACCGAAGGCAAGCTAAACACTTTAATCCCTTGAAATTCAGACTCAATGGATTCCATGAGTGGGGTTAAGGTCGATTCGATACCACTAGGAACAATGAAACTTTGCTCTAACCAATTCGTTTGATGAAAATGATCACGGTAGTGCTCATCCAAACACCAGGCCATCATCGGCGCAGCCATTACTGGAAATCCTGGAAAGAAATGGTGCTCACGGATTCGAAATCCCGGAATCTGGTTGTATGGATTGGGAATAATCTCACTACCCAGTGGAAACTCACCCATCTTAAAACGATGTTGGTTCTCAGGACGATTGAGATCGGCTTTAATGGGATCGCCCTCGGCACTGGCAATAATGCGTGCGGTAATAAGCTCTTTCGCTTGCGGATGCAAGGCAAGCTCAACACCTAATGCGCGAGCAGCGGCCTGACGCGTATGGTCATCCGGTGTTGCCCCAATACCGCCAGTACTGAAGACCACATCACCACTTGCAAAGGTTTCTTTAAGGGTTTGGGTAATCTGATCGGGGTCATCCGCCGCATAACGAGCCCATGACAAATGCATGCCCCGCTCACTGAGGAGCTCAATCATCTTGCTCAGATGCTTATCACTGCGGCGCCCCGACAGAATCTCATCCCCAATCACGATTAAGCCAAAACGACGCTCCTTAGCCATCAATCACTCCTGGATTTGATGCATTAGCGATCAAGGTTGCCGAGGTATCAATCGTGTTCAATTGCTCCTTCTGACGTAATTGCTTGAGCGCATGCAATAAGAAATGACTAAACCAAAGAGCGGAGAAGATAAAGATGAGTGAGTAGATCCACAGTGCCACAAAAGATACAAATGGAAAGAGGACTAAAGCCAATACCGAGGTGGCCCAAAAGAAGGTAGGAACCGCACCAATCATCCCTGCGACCACGCCCATTCCCAAAAGAGTCCAGCGATGCTCCTCCAGTAATTGATTGCGCTCTTCTGATGTTGCGTGATCTAGTAAAACATCATAGGCCATCAAACGCATCGTTAACCAGCCCCACAAGAGCGGTGGCAGAATCGCAAACAATGGGGGGATCCACCATACCGGTAAGGTCAGCATCACCAGAGCCAAGCAAATCAGTGCGGACCACAGGGTATAAAAGAAGCTGCCAACAAAACTGCCTCCCTTGATTCGCATGATTCCTTCGTAGGCTTTTTGTTTGGCGACCGAATCAACCACAGCAGGTACGGTCGAGAATGCAATAAAGACCAAGAGGCTAATGGCAATGACCGGGATCAATAGGATCACTAAGAACAAGGGTGCAATCCAAGCACGCGCCTCATCAAAGCCAACGTATTCAAGGCCCGATTGAATCCAACTGGTGAAGATCGATGCCGTTAAGAAGGTCCGCAATATTTCCAGTGCAGGCGACCAAATAAGCCAAATCACTACGCCCCAGAAGATTGACACGATTAAAAATGGGCGAAAGCTTAGCCACAGCATTTTTGGGTGCATGGTGCCAACCAATGCAAGACCCAGTGAACGAATTAAATCAGACAAACATGCTCCTTTATCAACTTAGCTGATCGATTTAGATTTGGTCTCTGTGGACCGAGGTAGATCCAATAAATCACGCAAGGAGTGCGTGAGGCCCTGCCATTGCTGCACCAATAGATTATTCGATACCTCAAGATGACGAACACCGGTTGGAAAGACGCGCTTCTCAAACACGGCCGTACCGAATGCCAGATCCCACCATGGAAATAACACACCAAAATTACAACCACCTAATACCCCGGGCTTCCCTGGCGCATCATGGCCATAGCCTACTGCGTGGTGATAGCGATGAAACATAGGCGATACCAATAGATACTTTGCAAGGCCAAGATCAATCTTCAGATTGGCATGCTGCCAACTTTGGACTAACTGTCCGACCACCACCAAGAAGATAAATTGCCCAGGCGGCACACCAAAGATCAAAGCAAAGAAAGCAAAGACCATCGCACGCATCACATCATCAATGATGTGATTACGGTCATCCGACCAAGCGGTCATCCGCGTTTGGCTATGGTGCAAGGCATGCAACTGCCACCACCAATGAAAGCGATGTGAAGCGCGGTGATACCAGTAATCAATGAAATCGAGAATGACCAAATAGATCAGAAAACTGACGATGGGGATAGTGGTTACACCGGGGATCCAGCCTTCGACATTAAAACGCTCAAAGCGCCAATCGTGCAAGACGCCCGATAAATAGAAAAAGAGGCTTGAGAACAAGATGAAGAATAGCCCATGGAATAAACCAAGGCGATGAATCAGGGTATAGAGAATATCCGTCCGCACATACGGTCTTGCATTGTTCTGAGATTCAGCAGGATTGATCCGCTCCCAGGTCCGAAACACAATCGCAATGATCATGATCTGAATCACGCCCAACATAAACCATTCGGTGCCATCAAACAGATCTTCCGCCCATGCCATCGCCCCAGTGTGGAACAAAATGGGTTCGACCATTTGCGTATACAACCAAGTATGCAAATCCGCGTAAGCGTCTTGAATCGATTGAATCAGGCTCATGCCCCTATTATCGTCAATTCGGGATTAAGGCGAAGCAGAAGCCGCGTTTTTTCCAGTTCTCAATGAGGGGCTCTAGAACCGCGGGCGCCCACGGATCCTCGCGGGACCAAATCCCTAAATGGGCAATGGCGATATCACCATTCTTGAGACCTCGACTGGCCTCTTCAAGCAACTTTGCGTTTGGAAAACGTTTAGAGTCCAACTCATCACCTAGAAAGCCGCTGGGGGACCACCCAATATGGCGATAACCACAGCGCTCACCCATAGCAATTAGTCGAGGGGAGGTTTTACCACCCGGCGCACGCCAGATCAGATCAATCGGCTTACCTGTGAGCTCCTGAA
This DNA window, taken from Polynucleobacter sp. HIN5, encodes the following:
- the glnL gene encoding nitrogen regulation protein NR(II) — protein: MLRNPLSKGAVAGAPVAAPFVSSMLDQMPNSVLVFVGATKDLVYANAAAEASLDLSRKSLQGLTLYDLFGESQSLNHMIDEVFAGRAAAQRQELVLYSVLGKIYREPLAVHVVIAMLEDPTLMMMEWFPIDQQLRSERDERVSHQVEANKQLMRNLAHEIKNPLGGIRGAAQLLEFELPEKGLREYTQVIIKESDRLQTLVDRLLAPHRKAHAMELLNIHEVLERIRSLVLAEFPQGLKIIRNYDTSLPDILGDQEQLIQAVLNIVHNAAQALADEIRRGTAQIELRTRVARSVTIAKQRHKLALDLHVIDNGPGIPDEIRERIFFPLVSGREGGSGLGLTLAQTFVQQHQGFIACESRPGYTDFHIQIPYRKQEIAA
- a CDS encoding EI24 domain-containing protein yields the protein MSDLIRSLGLALVGTMHPKMLWLSFRPFLIVSIFWGVVIWLIWSPALEILRTFLTASIFTSWIQSGLEYVGFDEARAWIAPLFLVILLIPVIAISLLVFIAFSTVPAVVDSVAKQKAYEGIMRIKGGSFVGSFFYTLWSALICLALVMLTLPVWWIPPLFAILPPLLWGWLTMRLMAYDVLLDHATSEERNQLLEEHRWTLLGMGVVAGMIGAVPTFFWATSVLALVLFPFVSFVALWIYSLIFIFSALWFSHFLLHALKQLRQKEQLNTIDTSATLIANASNPGVIDG
- a CDS encoding competence/damage-inducible protein A; the encoded protein is MAKERRFGLIVIGDEILSGRRSDKHLSKMIELLSERGMHLSWARYAADDPDQITQTLKETFASGDVVFSTGGIGATPDDHTRQAAARALGVELALHPQAKELITARIIASAEGDPIKADLNRPENQHRFKMGEFPLGSEIIPNPYNQIPGFRIREHHFFPGFPVMAAPMMAWCLDEHYRDHFHQTNWLEQSFIVPSGIESTLTPLMESIESEFQGIKVFSLPSVGDPIRGGVFARRHIELGVKGDADIVPMALEKLKIGTADLGFEVFIHQ
- the xth gene encoding exodeoxyribonuclease III codes for the protein MSTNSSIRIAAWNVNSIKVRLPHVIAWLQGQEKAQSPIDALCLQELKLTDDKYPHHELEQAGYLSLTNGQKTYNGVAIVVRKAALSAISTDPQTTFLKVTKNIPNFADEQQRVVAATISFKETQPIRIISAYMPNGQDPASDKFQYKLAWLQALQTWLREELKTHPCLALLGDFNIAPEDQDVHDPKAWEGQNLVSPEEREQFQKLIQLGLNDSFRLFEQAPKSYSWWDYRMMGFRRNAGLRIDHILLSNALREKCMASTIDKTPRGWEQPSDHAPVIVEIAK
- the glnA gene encoding type I glutamate--ammonia ligase, with product MTKTVADVMKLVKEKECTFVDFRFVDTKGKEQHVSVPISAFNEDKFESGHAFDGSSIAGWKGIEASDMLLMPDPTAAYVDPFYEEPTLVLTCDVIEPSDGKGYDRDPRSIAKRAEAYLKSSGLGDTAYFGPEPEFFVFDGVQWNVDMQGCFVKINSEEAPWSSGADIEGGNTGHRPGKKGGYFPVAPVDTFQDMRSEMCLILESLGIPVEVHHHEVAGQGQNELGTKFSTLVQRADWTIWQKYVVQNVAHAYGKTATFMPKPVVGDNGSGMHVHQSVWKNGENLFAGNGYSGLSEFALYYIGGIIKHARALNAITNPGTNSYKRLVPGFEAPVKLAYSARNRSASIRIPYVANPKGRRIETRFPDPLANPYLAFSALLMAGLDGVQNKIHPGEAADKNLYDLPPEEDAKIPTVCHSLDQALECLDKDREFLTRGGVFTNSMLDAYIDLKMEEVTRFRMTTHPIEFDMYYSL
- the ntrC gene encoding nitrogen regulation protein NR(I); this encodes MNKPIWIVDDDQSIRWVLEKALSREKIPHRSFSNPNDVLNALEKESPEVLISDIRMPRGNGIDLLQHVKASHPDLPVIIMTAYSDLESAVSSFQSGAFEYLTKPFDIDKAVELIHRAVSEGKRSPGPNKESNAWLQEAPEIIGQAPAMQEVFRAIGRLSQSQVTVLITGESGTGKELVAHALHKHSPRAKGPFIALNTAAIPKDLLESELFGHERGAFTGAQALRRGRFEQAEGGTLFLDEIGDMPFDLQTRLLRVLSDGHYYRVGGHDPIRANVRIIAATHQNLEARVAQGLFREDLLHRLNVIRIRLPALRERSEDIPALARHFMISSAKSLGVEAKRLSDEAIKAISQMSFPGNVRQLENLCHWMTVMSPSTIVGVHDLPEDLLLSANPPATSSSTSAATSTPSLEASISQRGGDWESNLHRLAVKMLQENQDEVFDSLLSRFERSVLSAALEVTRGRKVEAATRLGIGRNTITRKLQELQIEA
- a CDS encoding M3 family metallopeptidase, which produces MNAPINPSSLDSHNPLLSFGRGIAQYDAVRPLQIAPAIEHLLGVCETAVTQAVDAKTPATWLDLVEPLEDATEQLGRSWGVVSHLNAVADTPELRAAYGAMLPKVTAFFASLGQNLALYQRYKELRNSSSFEALSVDQKKVIENSLRDFRLGGAELPDTDKPRFAQIQDEQAVLAKAFSDHVLDATDAFVHVVTSIDDLAGLPEDVIAAAADTAKQKGLEGWAFTLHFPSYYPVQQYAENRSLRRLMYEAYVTRASELATQYGRGQLEWDNTQNMIDQLRLRDEEARMLGFANYAALSLAPKMARDVAEVDTFLSDFAQRAKPFAQKDWLELQEFGRQSLGLQTIEPWDMAFVSERLKQARYAFSENELKQYFPLPKVLEGLFKVIQTLFSVSIRPASLPTWHPSVQSFEIQNDQQQTIAYFYLDPYARPGKRGGAWMDDARGRRVFSNGEVQAPVAYLVCNFAAPVEVNGQLRQPTITHDDVITLFHESGHGLHHLLTQVSTLGVSGINGVEWDAVELPSQFMENFCWEWEVLQGMTAHIDTGEPLPRSLFDKMLAAKNFQNGLTTMRQLVFSLTDWRLHSRFDASSAQGQAVLDLARSINNEYHVIPQASISRWPNTFSHIFAGGYAAGYYSYKWAEVLSADVYAAFEEAAKIKGTVLDPETGIRYRQEILEVGGSRPAAESFAAFRGRPPQIDALLRHGGLVTAH
- a CDS encoding sterol desaturase family protein: MSLIQSIQDAYADLHTWLYTQMVEPILFHTGAMAWAEDLFDGTEWFMLGVIQIMIIAIVFRTWERINPAESQNNARPYVRTDILYTLIHRLGLFHGLFFILFSSLFFYLSGVLHDWRFERFNVEGWIPGVTTIPIVSFLIYLVILDFIDYWYHRASHRFHWWWQLHALHHSQTRMTAWSDDRNHIIDDVMRAMVFAFFALIFGVPPGQFIFLVVVGQLVQSWQHANLKIDLGLAKYLLVSPMFHRYHHAVGYGHDAPGKPGVLGGCNFGVLFPWWDLAFGTAVFEKRVFPTGVRHLEVSNNLLVQQWQGLTHSLRDLLDLPRSTETKSKSIS